The following are encoded together in the Actinoplanes sp. N902-109 genome:
- a CDS encoding IclR family transcriptional regulator C-terminal domain-containing protein, whose protein sequence is MTRAAGPDFIEALARGLDVLRSFGPGGYGSGRRAATLSEIAAGTGLARPTVRRILLTLTELGYVRAEERGFALTPRVLELGMAYVHSLDMWDVARPHMERLVAQTGESTSMAQLDGSDIVYVARVAVPKIVTLAVTIGTRFPAVATSMGKVLLAALEPAELDAVLAQPGRSGIEARVRPGRDELDRSLREVRARGWALADQDLALGIRSIATGVRNGDGKVVAALNVTVHAAETPVDKLTGVYLPPLLHAAADISNDWALRDAAPMIVQA, encoded by the coding sequence GTGACACGCGCAGCCGGACCCGACTTCATCGAGGCCCTTGCCCGGGGGCTCGACGTGCTGCGCAGCTTCGGGCCGGGCGGTTACGGCTCGGGCCGCAGGGCGGCGACGCTCAGTGAGATCGCCGCCGGCACCGGCCTGGCCCGGCCCACGGTCCGGCGGATCCTGCTCACCCTCACCGAGCTGGGCTACGTACGCGCCGAGGAGCGCGGCTTCGCGCTCACCCCGCGGGTGCTGGAGCTGGGCATGGCGTACGTGCACAGCCTCGACATGTGGGACGTGGCCCGCCCGCACATGGAACGCCTGGTCGCGCAGACCGGCGAGTCCACGTCGATGGCTCAGCTCGACGGCTCGGACATCGTCTACGTGGCCCGGGTCGCGGTGCCCAAGATCGTCACGCTGGCGGTCACCATCGGCACCCGCTTCCCGGCCGTCGCCACGTCCATGGGCAAGGTGCTGCTGGCCGCGCTGGAGCCGGCCGAGCTGGACGCCGTGCTGGCCCAGCCCGGCCGGTCCGGCATCGAGGCGCGGGTGCGGCCCGGCCGCGACGAGCTGGACCGGTCGTTGCGCGAGGTCCGCGCCCGCGGATGGGCGCTCGCCGATCAGGATCTGGCGCTGGGCATCCGGTCGATCGCGACCGGGGTCCGCAACGGCGACGGCAAGGTCGTCGCGGCGCTCAATGTGACCGTGCACGCGGCCGAAACCCCTGTCGACAAGTTGACAGGGGTGTATCTGCCGCCCTTGCTCCATGCCGCCGCTGACATCAGCAATGACTGGGCATTGCGGGATGCTGCACCGATGATCGTGCAAGCCTGA
- a CDS encoding GNAT family N-acetyltransferase, translating to MTPRLPYPITLTGDGIILREWRDDDLDDLVALLDEPAIARWTPMPSPFDHEAGVAYLKRARQGRLNASRIQLAITTDGGKPLGEVLLFGVDAGLREAELGYLVGALHRRRGLAAGSLSLLSSYARSTLDLGRLLLRIDPGNTASTGVARRCGYRLTGEPPILQEGPYGPSSLDTWELVSAGGSTRQQRLRNFAARRYGRR from the coding sequence ATGACGCCCCGGCTGCCCTACCCGATCACCCTGACCGGGGACGGCATCATCCTGCGCGAGTGGCGGGACGACGACCTGGACGATCTGGTCGCCCTGCTCGACGAGCCGGCCATCGCGCGCTGGACCCCGATGCCGTCGCCGTTCGACCACGAGGCCGGGGTCGCGTACCTCAAACGGGCCCGGCAGGGCCGGCTCAACGCCAGCCGGATCCAGCTCGCGATCACCACCGACGGGGGCAAGCCGCTCGGCGAGGTCCTGCTGTTCGGGGTGGACGCCGGCCTGCGCGAGGCCGAGCTCGGCTATCTGGTCGGCGCGCTGCACCGCCGCCGCGGCCTGGCTGCCGGGTCCCTCTCGCTGCTGTCCTCGTACGCCCGCAGCACGCTCGACCTGGGCCGGTTGCTGCTGCGGATCGACCCGGGCAACACCGCCAGCACCGGGGTGGCCCGGCGGTGCGGTTACCGGCTGACCGGCGAACCACCGATCCTCCAGGAGGGCCCGTACGGCCCGAGCAGCCTGGACACGTGGGAACTCGTCTCGGCCGGGGGCAGCACCCGCCAGCAGCGACTGCGCAACTTCGCCGCCCGCCGGTACGGCCGCCGGTGA
- a CDS encoding DUF3040 domain-containing protein: MLSKEDNRRLAQLERQLRRDDPDFCARMAGTHAARHRVPVSLIIAATVVWAAALILAVIGWWAAAIVSGVWALVIMVAIGYRLRGPKISAPDTLPPNW, translated from the coding sequence ATGCTCAGCAAGGAAGACAACCGCCGTCTGGCCCAGTTGGAACGCCAGCTCCGCCGGGACGACCCGGACTTCTGTGCCCGGATGGCGGGCACCCACGCCGCCCGGCACCGCGTCCCGGTCTCGCTCATCATCGCTGCCACAGTGGTCTGGGCCGCGGCCCTCATCCTGGCGGTGATCGGCTGGTGGGCCGCGGCGATCGTGTCCGGCGTCTGGGCCCTGGTCATCATGGTGGCGATCGGCTACCGCCTGCGCGGCCCGAAGATCAGCGCACCGGACACCCTGCCGCCCAACTGGTGA
- a CDS encoding bifunctional glycosyltransferase family 2/GtrA family protein: MSLSTLPTHESGPVKIVAPVLDVVVPVYNEEVDLEPCVRRLHGYLTAEFPYRFRITIADNASTDSTVAVARRLTEAFPEVSLVHLSQKGRGRALNYVWTHSDAAVLAYMDVDLSTDLGALLPLVAPLISGHSDLAIGSRLARGSRVVRGAKREFISRSYNLLLRGTLAARFSDAQCGFKAIRADVAARLLPMVEDTGWFFDTEMLVLAERAGLRIHEVPVDWVDDPDSRVDIVATALADLRGIARLTRALGTGKLPLAALREQLGRDPLPVAGVPAGLTGQILRFAAVGVASTLAYLILYALLRTGLGAQAANLIALLVTAIANTAVNRRVTFRVRGSDSAWRHQAQGLVVFGIGLGLTSGSLALLHLLTAPPTYLELAVLVVANLVATGVRFLLMRSWVFGAAAGSTAGS, encoded by the coding sequence ATGAGCCTTTCCACGCTGCCCACGCACGAGTCGGGACCGGTGAAGATCGTCGCCCCGGTGCTGGACGTCGTCGTTCCGGTCTACAACGAGGAAGTCGACCTGGAGCCGTGCGTGCGCCGGCTGCACGGCTACCTGACCGCCGAGTTCCCCTACCGGTTCCGGATCACGATCGCGGACAACGCCAGCACCGACTCCACCGTGGCGGTGGCGCGCCGGCTCACCGAGGCCTTCCCCGAGGTCAGCTTGGTGCACCTGAGCCAGAAGGGCCGGGGACGCGCGCTCAACTACGTGTGGACGCACTCCGACGCGGCGGTGCTCGCGTACATGGATGTGGATCTGTCGACCGACCTGGGTGCGTTGCTCCCGCTGGTGGCGCCGCTCATCTCGGGCCACTCCGACCTGGCGATCGGCTCCCGGCTGGCCCGCGGCTCACGGGTGGTCCGGGGCGCCAAGCGGGAGTTCATCTCCCGCAGTTACAACCTGCTCCTGCGCGGCACGCTGGCCGCCCGGTTCTCCGACGCGCAGTGCGGTTTCAAGGCCATCCGCGCCGACGTCGCGGCCCGGCTGCTGCCCATGGTGGAGGACACCGGCTGGTTCTTCGACACCGAGATGCTGGTCCTGGCCGAGCGGGCCGGGCTGCGCATCCACGAGGTGCCGGTGGACTGGGTGGACGACCCGGACAGCCGGGTGGACATCGTCGCCACCGCGCTGGCCGACCTGCGCGGCATCGCCCGGCTGACCCGGGCACTGGGCACCGGCAAGCTCCCGCTGGCCGCGCTGCGCGAGCAACTCGGCCGCGACCCGCTGCCGGTGGCCGGGGTGCCCGCCGGGCTGACCGGCCAGATCCTGCGGTTCGCGGCCGTCGGCGTCGCCAGCACCCTGGCCTATCTGATCCTGTACGCCCTGCTGCGCACCGGGCTCGGCGCCCAGGCGGCCAACCTCATCGCGCTGCTGGTCACCGCGATCGCCAACACGGCGGTGAACCGGCGGGTGACGTTCCGGGTGCGCGGCTCGGACAGCGCCTGGCGGCACCAGGCCCAGGGACTCGTGGTGTTCGGCATCGGCCTGGGACTGACCAGTGGCTCGCTGGCGCTGCTGCACCTGCTGACCGCGCCACCCACCTACCTGGAGCTGGCTGTGCTCGTGGTGGCGAATCTGGTCGCCACCGGCGTCCGTTTCCTCCTGATGAGGAGCTGGGTGTTCGGTGCCGCCGCCGGCTCCACCGCCGGATCATGA
- a CDS encoding 3-deoxy-7-phosphoheptulonate synthase has protein sequence MTVPEVQRVSDHRIESVVPLMSPALLHHELPLTHELSASVLNSRRQVEDVLNGRDQRLLVVVGPCSVHDPVAAAEYADRLREQAARLADDLLIVMRVYFEKPRSTVGWKGLINDPGLDGSGDVSKGLRIARALLLQVLERDLPVAVEFLDPITPQYIADTVAWGAIGARTVESQVHRQLASGLSMPIGMKNRPDGSIGTAIDAINAAAVPHVFPGIDVSGTPAIMHTTGNPDTHLVLRGGKGPNYSAADVEAALDLLRAAGLPERVVIDCSHGNSGKDHLRQPIVADDVAGQLENGQQGIRGVMLESFLVPGRQDLSGDLVYGQSVTDACMGWDPTVAVLERLAAAAAKRTAHS, from the coding sequence ATGACGGTCCCCGAGGTCCAGCGCGTCAGCGACCACCGCATCGAGTCGGTCGTCCCGCTGATGAGCCCCGCGCTGCTGCACCACGAGCTGCCGTTGACCCACGAGTTGTCGGCGAGCGTGCTGAACAGCCGCCGGCAGGTCGAAGACGTGCTCAACGGCCGAGATCAACGCCTGCTCGTGGTGGTCGGCCCGTGCTCGGTGCACGACCCGGTCGCCGCCGCCGAGTACGCCGACCGGCTGCGCGAGCAGGCCGCCCGGCTCGCCGACGACCTGCTGATCGTGATGCGGGTGTACTTCGAGAAACCCCGCTCGACGGTGGGCTGGAAGGGCTTGATCAACGACCCGGGGCTGGACGGCAGCGGCGACGTGAGCAAGGGGCTGCGGATCGCCCGGGCGCTGCTGCTGCAGGTGCTGGAACGGGATCTGCCGGTCGCCGTGGAGTTCCTCGACCCGATCACGCCGCAGTACATCGCGGACACCGTGGCGTGGGGCGCGATCGGTGCCCGTACCGTGGAGTCGCAGGTGCACCGGCAGCTCGCCTCGGGGTTGTCCATGCCGATCGGCATGAAGAACCGCCCGGACGGCAGCATCGGCACCGCGATCGACGCGATCAACGCCGCCGCCGTGCCGCACGTCTTCCCCGGCATCGACGTGTCCGGCACCCCGGCGATCATGCACACCACCGGCAACCCGGACACCCACCTGGTGCTGCGCGGCGGCAAGGGACCCAACTACAGCGCCGCGGACGTCGAGGCCGCACTGGACCTGCTGCGGGCGGCCGGCCTGCCCGAGCGCGTGGTGATCGACTGCTCGCACGGCAACAGCGGCAAGGACCACCTGCGTCAGCCGATCGTGGCCGACGACGTCGCGGGCCAGCTGGAGAACGGTCAGCAGGGCATCCGCGGCGTCATGCTGGAGAGTTTCCTGGTGCCCGGGCGGCAGGACCTTTCCGGCGATCTGGTGTACGGCCAGAGCGTCACCGACGCCTGCATGGGCTGGGACCCCACCGTGGCAGTGCTGGAGCGGCTCGCCGCAGCCGCCGCCAAGCGAACCGCTCACAGCTGA
- a CDS encoding cell wall metabolism sensor histidine kinase WalK, which translates to MVALLVLLGLVVGATAEIYLHKSLYQQLDNRLQETTNLAQNRPKNFTFNPQYSPDKQRPPDGGQFRLPPGAQQDSIFLKLSPTGAVQQGGIVGLVRDDDGVFQNGTTDLPAATIALLRGVTPNNVPVDVNLDSYGDYRVLSRLTDNGVVIAALPLKDTTFTLLTVALVTGGAVLVALLVAGWAGAVIIRRTLKPLNRVASTATRVSELRLDRGEVELAQRVPQADTDPRTEVGAVGAALNRMLDHVGNALEARHASEMQVRQFVADASHELRTPLAAIRGYAELSRRSRQPVPDEISHVMRRVESEALRMTALVEDLLLLARLDAGRPLAHDPVDLTMLVVDAVSDAHAAGPRHDWQLDLPDEPVTVYGDGQRLHQVLANLLANARTHTPEGTTVVVGVAAEPDAAVLRVTDFGPGIPAELQPHIFKRFARGDSSRSRAAGSTGLGLSIVHAVATAHGGTVGVHSVPGRTEFIVRLPLTGHLPAEPQPVHQYVPQVVQ; encoded by the coding sequence ATGGTCGCCCTGCTGGTGCTGCTCGGCCTGGTGGTGGGCGCCACGGCCGAGATCTACCTGCACAAGTCGCTGTACCAGCAGCTCGACAACCGGCTGCAGGAGACCACGAACCTGGCGCAGAACCGGCCCAAGAACTTCACCTTCAACCCGCAGTACAGCCCGGACAAGCAGCGACCGCCCGACGGCGGGCAGTTCCGGCTGCCCCCGGGCGCCCAGCAGGACTCGATCTTCCTCAAGCTCAGCCCGACCGGTGCGGTGCAGCAGGGCGGCATCGTCGGGCTCGTCCGGGACGACGACGGCGTCTTCCAGAACGGGACCACCGACCTGCCCGCGGCCACCATCGCCCTGCTGCGCGGCGTCACCCCGAACAACGTCCCGGTCGATGTGAACCTCGATTCCTACGGCGACTACCGCGTGCTGTCCCGGCTGACCGACAACGGCGTGGTCATCGCCGCGCTGCCGCTCAAGGACACCACGTTCACGCTGCTCACCGTCGCGCTCGTGACCGGCGGGGCGGTGCTGGTCGCGCTGCTCGTCGCCGGCTGGGCCGGTGCGGTCATCATCCGGCGCACGCTCAAGCCGCTCAACCGGGTCGCGTCCACCGCCACCCGGGTCTCCGAGCTGCGGCTGGACCGCGGTGAGGTCGAACTGGCCCAGCGGGTGCCGCAGGCCGACACCGATCCCCGGACCGAGGTCGGCGCGGTCGGCGCGGCGCTGAACCGGATGCTGGACCACGTCGGCAACGCGCTGGAGGCCCGGCACGCCAGCGAGATGCAGGTCCGCCAGTTCGTCGCGGACGCCAGTCACGAGTTGCGCACCCCGCTCGCGGCCATCCGGGGCTACGCGGAGCTGAGCCGGCGCAGTCGTCAGCCCGTACCGGATGAAATCAGTCATGTCATGCGACGGGTGGAATCCGAGGCGCTGCGGATGACCGCACTGGTGGAGGATCTGCTGCTGCTGGCCCGGCTGGACGCCGGCCGCCCGCTCGCGCACGACCCGGTGGACCTGACCATGCTGGTGGTGGACGCGGTGAGCGACGCCCACGCCGCCGGGCCGCGGCACGACTGGCAGCTCGACCTGCCGGACGAACCGGTCACTGTGTACGGCGACGGCCAGCGGCTGCACCAGGTGCTGGCCAACCTGCTGGCCAATGCACGCACGCACACCCCGGAGGGCACCACGGTGGTGGTCGGGGTCGCCGCCGAGCCGGATGCCGCCGTGCTGCGGGTCACCGACTTCGGCCCGGGCATCCCGGCGGAGCTGCAGCCGCACATCTTCAAGCGGTTCGCCCGTGGGGACAGCTCCCGCTCACGGGCGGCCGGCAGCACCGGCCTGGGCCTGTCGATCGTGCACGCGGTGGCGACCGCGCACGGCGGCACCGTCGGGGTCCACAGCGTGCCCGGCCGCACCGAGTTCATCGTGCGACTGCCGCTGACCGGTCACCTACCAGCCGAGCCGCAACCCGTCCATCAGTACGTCCCGCAAGTCGTCCAGTAA
- a CDS encoding response regulator transcription factor, giving the protein MTMANADTSSDLRRPDGGPVRVLVVDDEPTLAELLSMALRYEGWEVRSAGDGQTAVRTARDFRPDAVVLDMMLPDIDGLEVLRRLRGESPDVPVLFLTAKDSVEDRITGLTAGGDDYVTKPFSLEEVVARLRGLMRRMGRSPMRTDSQLIVGDLALDEDSHEVRRGGALVSVTATEFELLRYLMRNPRRVLSKSQILDRVWNYDFGGQANVVELYISYLRKKIDAGRAPMIHTMRGAGYVLKPAD; this is encoded by the coding sequence ATGACCATGGCGAACGCAGACACCAGCAGCGACCTCCGCCGCCCCGACGGCGGTCCCGTCCGGGTGCTCGTGGTGGACGACGAGCCCACGCTCGCCGAGCTGCTGTCGATGGCCCTGCGTTACGAGGGCTGGGAGGTGCGCAGCGCCGGTGACGGCCAGACCGCCGTCCGGACCGCCCGCGACTTCCGCCCCGACGCCGTCGTGCTCGACATGATGCTGCCCGACATCGACGGGCTGGAGGTGCTGCGCCGGCTGCGCGGGGAGTCCCCCGACGTGCCGGTGCTGTTCCTGACCGCCAAGGACTCGGTCGAGGACCGGATCACCGGGCTCACCGCGGGCGGCGACGACTACGTGACCAAGCCGTTCAGCCTGGAGGAGGTCGTCGCCCGGCTGCGCGGGCTGATGCGCCGGATGGGCCGCTCGCCGATGCGTACGGACTCCCAGCTGATCGTCGGCGACCTGGCACTGGACGAGGACAGCCACGAGGTACGCCGCGGCGGCGCCCTGGTCAGCGTCACCGCGACGGAGTTCGAGCTGCTGCGCTACCTGATGCGCAACCCGCGCCGGGTGCTCAGCAAGAGCCAGATCCTCGACCGGGTGTGGAACTACGACTTCGGCGGTCAGGCCAACGTCGTCGAGCTGTACATCTCGTACCTGCGCAAGAAGATCGACGCCGGCCGGGCACCGATGATCCACACCATGCGCGGTGCGGGTTACGTGCTGAAGCCGGCGGACTGA
- a CDS encoding cytochrome P450: MSVCEIDVSDPAVLGDPLTAYAQAREAGPVARLVTPGFGFMWAVTRYDDAKTMLADERFELTANTFLRPAVPEHCRRYMRTMTELEPPEHARLRRLVSPAFTARRAAAFRPRIERIVDALLAELPATGEVELVGAVARPLPIDVICELVGIPERDRAAWRGYGAAISAVDLEAYSAAIPAIIQDAAGAVARRTAEPGDDLLSELIGISAGDAGRLSEVELVTLVWHLVLAGQTPANLLANAVEALLRHPGELAALRADPSLLPAAVEELTRWCSPQPLSLPRFPREDVELGGVRIGRGEPVVAALACANRDPRAFADPDRLDLRRSGPAHLGYAHGPHFCLGAALARVEIEVALAALLHRFPAMSVVTAEHVPDPGTWRLNRLVVSL, encoded by the coding sequence ATGAGCGTATGCGAGATTGACGTGTCCGATCCGGCGGTGCTGGGCGATCCGCTTACGGCCTATGCCCAGGCCCGGGAAGCCGGCCCGGTGGCCCGCCTGGTCACGCCCGGCTTCGGCTTCATGTGGGCCGTAACCAGGTACGACGACGCGAAGACGATGCTCGCCGACGAGCGCTTCGAGCTGACCGCCAACACCTTCCTGCGCCCCGCCGTGCCCGAGCACTGCCGGCGGTACATGCGCACGATGACGGAGCTGGAGCCGCCGGAGCACGCCCGCCTGCGCCGGCTGGTGTCACCCGCCTTCACCGCCCGGCGGGCCGCCGCGTTCCGCCCCCGGATCGAACGGATCGTCGACGCCCTGCTGGCCGAGCTGCCCGCGACCGGTGAGGTCGAGCTGGTCGGCGCCGTCGCCCGGCCGTTGCCGATCGACGTGATCTGCGAGCTGGTCGGGATCCCGGAGCGAGACCGGGCCGCGTGGCGGGGCTACGGTGCCGCGATCTCCGCCGTCGACCTGGAGGCGTACAGCGCCGCGATACCGGCGATCATCCAGGACGCCGCCGGGGCGGTGGCGCGCCGCACCGCCGAGCCCGGCGACGACCTGCTGTCCGAGCTCATCGGCATCAGCGCCGGCGATGCGGGCCGGTTGAGCGAGGTCGAGCTGGTCACCCTCGTCTGGCACCTCGTGCTGGCCGGTCAGACCCCGGCCAACCTGCTCGCCAACGCCGTCGAGGCACTGCTGCGGCACCCCGGCGAGCTGGCCGCGCTGCGCGCCGACCCGAGCCTGCTGCCCGCGGCCGTCGAGGAATTGACCCGCTGGTGCAGCCCGCAGCCGCTGAGCCTGCCCCGGTTCCCCCGGGAGGACGTCGAGCTCGGCGGCGTCCGGATCGGCCGGGGTGAGCCCGTCGTCGCGGCCCTCGCCTGCGCCAACCGCGACCCCCGGGCCTTCGCCGATCCGGACCGGCTCGACCTGCGGCGGTCCGGACCGGCCCACCTCGGGTACGCCCACGGCCCGCACTTCTGCCTCGGCGCGGCGCTCGCCCGGGTGGAGATCGAGGTAGCCCTGGCGGCCCTGCTGCACCGCTTCCCGGCCATGAGCGTGGTGACCGCCGAGCACGTGCCCGACCCCGGCACCTGGCGGCTCAACCGGCTGGTCGTGTCGCTCTGA
- a CDS encoding TetR/AcrR family transcriptional regulator: MANDGDEVAMARLSRAEMQENNRARVLTAARAEFTERGYRDTKIDQIAERAELTRGAVYSNFPGKRALYFAVLAQVAAEAAEPEFPPTARTTGQALADFARAWLARLPMALDDPHSTARLGRDLLPEIMADERTRLPFAQLTKLSAIVLGAGLEALAGTPGARMVRAAEVALTMLYGAGQLAAAAPGFGEPFAVVGACAQLAGLDTEDRWQAAHLPYVAPARPDGRPWTPPAGTDALRAEPVALTGDGVVAVLGLHRLGAVEEALRAAPAAGAVTLAVVTGAPAELGPLARLVLTELRTGLRAALPGAAWPRLRIVPDESGVLAAAAGVPAVSDATESAVRIASGRIVARADGYGACHAAASWAG; encoded by the coding sequence ATGGCGAACGACGGCGACGAGGTGGCGATGGCCCGGCTCAGCAGGGCAGAGATGCAGGAGAACAACCGGGCCCGGGTGCTCACCGCGGCACGTGCCGAGTTCACCGAGCGCGGATACCGCGACACCAAGATCGATCAGATCGCCGAGCGGGCCGAGCTGACCCGGGGCGCGGTCTACTCGAACTTCCCGGGTAAGCGGGCGCTCTATTTCGCCGTCCTGGCCCAGGTCGCCGCGGAGGCGGCCGAGCCGGAATTCCCGCCGACGGCGCGGACCACCGGCCAGGCGCTTGCCGACTTCGCCCGGGCATGGCTGGCCCGGCTGCCGATGGCGCTCGACGACCCGCACAGCACCGCCCGGCTGGGCCGTGACCTGCTGCCGGAGATCATGGCCGACGAGCGCACCCGGTTACCGTTCGCCCAGCTCACCAAGCTGAGCGCGATCGTCCTCGGCGCTGGTCTCGAGGCGCTGGCGGGGACACCGGGGGCACGGATGGTGCGGGCGGCCGAGGTCGCGCTGACCATGCTGTACGGAGCCGGTCAGCTGGCCGCCGCAGCGCCCGGGTTCGGCGAGCCGTTCGCGGTGGTCGGCGCGTGCGCCCAGCTCGCCGGGCTCGACACCGAGGACCGGTGGCAGGCCGCGCACCTGCCGTACGTGGCCCCGGCTCGCCCGGATGGCCGGCCCTGGACGCCGCCGGCCGGCACGGATGCGCTGCGGGCCGAGCCGGTCGCGCTGACCGGCGACGGCGTGGTGGCAGTGCTCGGCCTGCACCGGCTGGGTGCCGTCGAGGAGGCGTTGCGCGCCGCGCCCGCGGCCGGTGCCGTGACGCTTGCGGTCGTGACCGGGGCCCCGGCTGAGCTGGGCCCGCTGGCCCGGCTCGTGCTCACCGAGCTGCGCACCGGGCTGCGGGCGGCGCTGCCGGGGGCGGCCTGGCCGCGGCTGCGGATCGTGCCCGACGAGTCCGGTGTGCTGGCCGCGGCGGCCGGGGTGCCCGCGGTCAGCGACGCCACCGAGAGCGCGGTGCGGATCGCCTCCGGCCGGATCGTGGCCCGGGCCGACGGCTACGGTGCCTGTCATGCCGCCGCCTCCTGGGCCGGTTGA
- a CDS encoding DUF3592 domain-containing protein yields the protein MGISVLVGVVVVGVPLLVGMTLIVVGIRGWLRARHLAKVGSQVTGVVVDNQMQSLSDGGMLFLPVVRFRTVDGRDITTVLQNARSRRSHLANSHVDVVYDPATPDRAQRARNSSGGSVVAIVAGLVFAGFALFALMLTLSATAMNLDLPSMD from the coding sequence ATGGGAATCTCGGTCCTGGTCGGCGTCGTCGTGGTCGGCGTCCCGCTGCTGGTCGGCATGACGCTGATCGTCGTCGGCATCCGCGGCTGGCTGCGCGCCCGGCACCTCGCCAAGGTGGGCAGTCAGGTCACCGGGGTCGTGGTCGACAACCAGATGCAATCGCTCAGCGACGGCGGCATGCTGTTCCTCCCGGTTGTCCGGTTCCGTACGGTCGACGGCCGCGACATCACCACGGTGCTGCAGAACGCCCGCAGCCGCCGTTCACACCTCGCCAACAGCCACGTCGACGTCGTGTACGACCCGGCCACGCCGGACCGGGCACAGCGGGCGCGCAACAGCTCGGGCGGGTCCGTGGTCGCCATCGTCGCCGGGCTGGTGTTCGCCGGTTTCGCCCTGTTCGCGCTGATGCTCACGCTCTCGGCCACGGCGATGAACCTCGACCTCCCGTCGATGGACTGA
- a CDS encoding M48 family metallopeptidase has product MDLLEEYRRANFVFESGDPLGAARMLEPIVEAEPNNTAVRQLLARAYFNSAQLTHAEAQLRALIEHDPSDHYAHHVLGRTLERAGRFSEALPHLRLAAAMKQHTDYQEALRRVETWVGKNGGRAGYAAD; this is encoded by the coding sequence GTGGATCTTCTGGAGGAGTACCGCAGGGCAAATTTCGTCTTCGAGTCCGGCGACCCGCTCGGGGCCGCGCGCATGCTCGAGCCGATCGTCGAGGCGGAACCCAACAACACGGCAGTCCGGCAGTTGCTCGCCCGGGCCTATTTCAACTCGGCCCAGCTCACCCACGCGGAGGCCCAGCTCCGGGCGTTGATCGAGCATGATCCCTCCGATCATTACGCGCACCACGTGCTCGGCCGGACCCTGGAGCGGGCCGGCCGCTTCAGTGAGGCGCTGCCGCACCTGCGGCTGGCCGCGGCGATGAAGCAGCACACCGACTACCAGGAGGCGCTGCGCCGGGTGGAGACCTGGGTGGGCAAGAACGGCGGCCGCGCCGGGTACGCCGCGGATTAG
- a CDS encoding Smr/MutS family protein: MKLKLDLHDIFNKGHEIDKALRGIIDEAVQKKAATVEIIPGKGSGQLKKKVIRFLEQKDIKQLYHRIEKDGDNWGRLFVHFRHDAPTGRRGRGR, from the coding sequence GTGAAGCTCAAGCTGGATCTCCACGACATCTTCAACAAGGGCCACGAGATCGACAAGGCGCTGCGCGGCATCATCGACGAGGCCGTGCAGAAGAAGGCCGCCACCGTCGAGATCATCCCGGGCAAGGGCAGCGGTCAGCTCAAGAAGAAGGTGATCCGGTTCCTCGAGCAGAAGGACATCAAGCAGCTCTATCACCGGATCGAGAAGGACGGCGACAACTGGGGGCGGCTGTTCGTGCACTTCCGGCACGACGCTCCCACCGGTCGCCGCGGCCGGGGTCGGTAA